One window of the Novipirellula caenicola genome contains the following:
- the rpmB gene encoding 50S ribosomal protein L28 yields MARQCETCGKSVQMGNRIETRGKAKYLGGVGTKITGCTRRKFVPNLQKVHVTMPNGQNKTMRICVQCIRSGAVRKTVKTKPFDVSGAKK; encoded by the coding sequence ATGGCACGGCAATGTGAAACGTGCGGTAAGAGCGTCCAAATGGGCAACCGAATCGAAACACGTGGTAAGGCCAAATACCTTGGTGGTGTTGGTACGAAGATCACCGGATGTACACGCCGGAAATTCGTCCCGAACCTCCAGAAAGTGCATGTCACCATGCCTAATGGCCAAAACAAGACAATGCGAATTTGCGTCCAGTGCATCCGCAGTGGCGCAGTCCGCAAGACGGTAAAGACCAAGCCGTTTGACGTCAGTGGCGCCAAGAAATAA